Proteins encoded in a region of the Vicia villosa cultivar HV-30 ecotype Madison, WI linkage group LG5, Vvil1.0, whole genome shotgun sequence genome:
- the LOC131603775 gene encoding F-box/FBD/LRR-repeat protein At3g14710-like isoform X1, producing MEFVGSSTHKKHKKYKKHKKHKAKDDIISDLPESVINYILSFLPTKDAVRTSVLSKRWIEKWTLITNVELDDSVFYSSKKKSERKTLQQCFINFVNRVLLLTGSHSVESFSLAIANNYDPSVLNTLITCILKKRVKKLSISLSKELTFSTLTTYYLYNHATCLEELVLTIKTYYSAIKIPLYKISGVFLFTSLKLLKLYGVTFTIDKSQQIIFSVLKKFESQNCLWLSAGVADVTLELKAPLLESVYIMQNRVPLTSELPCKIKFSDSRLKEFTYEGDGMTKDIVLSDPPSACNATFTNNFSSVQETETRVSPLLEQFSQVKRIKLQFYTEPNVAILPKFAMLSYLELGFVDIKFLLGLFQNSPALNTLLFKGLLESDHELLNSAAVPDCLTSSLQVVKFGDVHGDEYELLLAKYLMENGTVLERMCFSVSYVCLGKRKVIEEFKEKLYSFKKGISFAILEFSYDYC from the exons ATGGAGTTTGTTGGTTCCTCAACTCATAAGAAGCATAAGAAGTATAAGAAGCATAAGAAGCATAAGGCAAAAGATGATATAATCAGCGATCTACCGGAATCAGTTATAAATTACATTCTCTCGTTTCTCCCCACAAAAGATGCTGTTCGTACAAGTGTGTTGTCTAAAAGATGGATAGAGAAGTGGACATTAATCACCAATGTGGAGTTAGACGATAGTGTCTTCTATTCTTCCAAGAAGAAATCTGAGCGGAAAACACTCCAACAGTGCTTTATAAACTTTGTCAATAGAGTTCTTCTGCTTACCGGAAGTCATAGTGTGGAAAGTTTTTCTCTTGCCATTGCTAACAATTATGATCCATCTGTTCTAAATACCTTGATCACTTGCATCTTGAAGAAAAGGGTAAAAAAACTTTCTATCTCTTTGAGTAAAGAACTCACCTTCTCTACTCTTACAACTTACTACCTTTACAATCATGCCACTTGTTTAGAAGAATTGGTGCTCACGATCAAGACTTATTATTCTGCAATCAAAATCCCTCTCTATAAGATTTCTGGTGTTTTTCTTTTTACAAGTCTAAAACTTCTCAAGCTGTATGGAGTTACATTTACAATTGACAAATCTCAGCAGATTATTTTTTCAGTATTGAAAAAGTTTGAGTCACAAAACTGTTTATGGTTAAGCGCGGGTGTGGCTGATGTCACTTTAGAACTAAAAGCACCTCTACTTGAAAGTGTTTACATAATGCAAAACCGTGTGCCACTAACTAGTGAGCTGCCCTGCAAAATCAAATTTTCTGATTCACGTCTGAAAGAATTCACTTATGAAGGTGATGGTATGACAAAAGATATTGTTCTGTCTGATCCACCTTCAGCTTGCAATGCTACTTTTACCAACAATTTTTCTAGCGTTCAAGAAACTGAAACACGTGTCTCTCCTCTTCTCGAGCAATTTAGTCAAGTGAAGAGGATCAAATTGCAG TTTTATACAGAACCAAATGTAGCTATTCTGCCTAAATTTGCAATGTTGAGCTATTTGGAGCTTGGCTTTGTTGATATTAAATTTTTGTTGGGATTATTTCAAAACTCTCCTGCTCTCAATACTCTACTTTTCAAG GGATTATTGGAATCCGACCATGAGCTTCTTAACTCTGCTGCTGTGCCAGATTGTTTGACATCGAGTCTCCAAGTTGTGAAATTTGGAGATGTTCATGGAGACGAGTACGAGCTTTTATTAGCTAAATATTTAATGGAAAATGGTACAGTGCTTGAAAGGATGTGTTTCTCCGTTTCTTATGTATGTTTGGGTAAGCGTAAGGTCATTGAAGAATTTAAGGAGAAGCTGTACTCATTTAAGAAAGGAATCTCTTT
- the LOC131603775 gene encoding F-box protein At3g03040-like isoform X2, whose amino-acid sequence MEFVGSSTHKKHKKYKKHKKHKAKDDIISDLPESVINYILSFLPTKDAVRTSVLSKRWIEKWTLITNVELDDSVFYSSKKKSERKTLQQCFINFVNRVLLLTGSHSVESFSLAIANNYDPSVLNTLITCILKKRVKKLSISLSKELTFSTLTTYYLYNHATCLEELVLTIKTYYSAIKIPLYKISGVFLFTSLKLLKLYGVTFTIDKSQQIIFSVLKKFESQNCLWLSAGVADVTLELKAPLLESVYIMQNRVPLTSELPCKIKFSDSRLKEFTYEGDGMTKDIVLSDPPSACNATFTNNFSSVQETETRVSPLLEQFSQVKRIKLQFYTEPNVAILPKFAMLSYLELGFVDIKFLLGLFQNSPALNTLLFKIV is encoded by the exons ATGGAGTTTGTTGGTTCCTCAACTCATAAGAAGCATAAGAAGTATAAGAAGCATAAGAAGCATAAGGCAAAAGATGATATAATCAGCGATCTACCGGAATCAGTTATAAATTACATTCTCTCGTTTCTCCCCACAAAAGATGCTGTTCGTACAAGTGTGTTGTCTAAAAGATGGATAGAGAAGTGGACATTAATCACCAATGTGGAGTTAGACGATAGTGTCTTCTATTCTTCCAAGAAGAAATCTGAGCGGAAAACACTCCAACAGTGCTTTATAAACTTTGTCAATAGAGTTCTTCTGCTTACCGGAAGTCATAGTGTGGAAAGTTTTTCTCTTGCCATTGCTAACAATTATGATCCATCTGTTCTAAATACCTTGATCACTTGCATCTTGAAGAAAAGGGTAAAAAAACTTTCTATCTCTTTGAGTAAAGAACTCACCTTCTCTACTCTTACAACTTACTACCTTTACAATCATGCCACTTGTTTAGAAGAATTGGTGCTCACGATCAAGACTTATTATTCTGCAATCAAAATCCCTCTCTATAAGATTTCTGGTGTTTTTCTTTTTACAAGTCTAAAACTTCTCAAGCTGTATGGAGTTACATTTACAATTGACAAATCTCAGCAGATTATTTTTTCAGTATTGAAAAAGTTTGAGTCACAAAACTGTTTATGGTTAAGCGCGGGTGTGGCTGATGTCACTTTAGAACTAAAAGCACCTCTACTTGAAAGTGTTTACATAATGCAAAACCGTGTGCCACTAACTAGTGAGCTGCCCTGCAAAATCAAATTTTCTGATTCACGTCTGAAAGAATTCACTTATGAAGGTGATGGTATGACAAAAGATATTGTTCTGTCTGATCCACCTTCAGCTTGCAATGCTACTTTTACCAACAATTTTTCTAGCGTTCAAGAAACTGAAACACGTGTCTCTCCTCTTCTCGAGCAATTTAGTCAAGTGAAGAGGATCAAATTGCAG TTTTATACAGAACCAAATGTAGCTATTCTGCCTAAATTTGCAATGTTGAGCTATTTGGAGCTTGGCTTTGTTGATATTAAATTTTTGTTGGGATTATTTCAAAACTCTCCTGCTCTCAATACTCTACTTTTCAAG ATTGTTTGA